Proteins co-encoded in one Erinaceus europaeus chromosome X, mEriEur2.1, whole genome shotgun sequence genomic window:
- the AVPR2 gene encoding vasopressin V2 receptor isoform X2, whose amino-acid sequence MESRSELLATFSLPPSSCPGVRNCGQVRASLRPPARSPAPQPRSVRLSWLHSARGGYMYRALDCRWVVDAAAVPSLQPPFAASPGQPWEVRSCARCSGQLPGPTTLMASTTSAVPRPLSRPSPAHNSSGKAPLDARDPLLAQAEVALLSTVFVAVALSNGLVLGALARRGRRGRWAPMHVFIGHLCLADLAVALFQVLPQLAWDATDRFLGPDALCRAVKYLQMVGMYASSYMILAMTLDRHRAICRPMLAYRHGGGGHWNRPVLVAWASSLLLSLPQLFIFAQRDVGDGSGVFDCWARFAEPWGLRAYVTWIALMVFVAPALGIAACQVLIFREIHASLGPGPGPGPAERVVTRRGRARAGGPGEGARVSAAMAKTVRMTLVIVIVYVLCWAPFFLVQLWAAWDPDAPLEGPPFVLLMLLASLNSCTNPWIYAFFSSSVSSELRRLLCCARRSATPSPGPPDESCATGSSFLVKDTSS is encoded by the exons aTGGAGAGCAGATCTGAACTCCTGGCCACCTTCTCGCTGCCGCCATCCAGCTGCCCGGGAGTCCGGAACTGCGGTCAGGTAAGGGCCTCCCTGAGGCCCCCCGCCcggtccccagccccccagccccgcaGTGTGCGCCTGTCTTGGCTGCATTCTGCCCGGGGCGGGTACATGTACCGGGCCCTTGACTGCAGGTGGGTCGTGGACGCCGCCGCTGTGCCTTCTCTCCAACCGCCCTTCGCTGCCTCCCCTGGCCAGCCCTGGGAGGTGAGGAGCTGTGCGAG GTGTTCAGGACAGCTGCCCGGTCCCACCACACTCATGGCATCCACCACCTCTG CTGTGCCCAGGCCCCTCTCTCGTCCGAGCCCGGCCCACAACAGCAGCGGGAAGGCGCCGCTGGACGCCCGGGATCCGCTGCTGGCGCAGGCAGAGGTGGCCCTGCTCTCCACAGTCTTCGTGGCCGTGGCGCTGAGCAACGGGCTGGTGCTTGGGGCCCTGGCCAGGCGGGGACGCAGGGGCCGCTGGGCTCCCATGCACGTCTTCATTGGCCACTTGTGCCTTGCTGACCTGGCCGTGGCTCTGTTCCAAGTGCTGCCGCAGCTGGCCTGGGACGCTACCGACCGCTTCCTGGGCCCCGATGCCCTGTGCCGGGCCGTCAAGTACCTGCAGATGGTGGGCATGTACGCCTCCTCCTACATGATTTTGGCCATGACGCTGGACCGCCACCGTGCCATCTGCCGGCCCATGCTGGCCTACCGCCATGGAGGTGGGGGGCACTGGAACCGGCCAGTGCTGGTGGCCTGGGCCTCCTCGCTCCTCCTCAGTctgccccagctcttcatcttcgCCCAACGCGACGTGGGGGATGGCAGTGGGGTCTTTGACTGCTGGGCCCGCTTCGCCGAGCCCTGGGGCCTCCGTGCCTACGTCACCTGGATCGCCCTGATGGTGTTCGTGGCACCGGCCCTGGGCATCGCCGCCTGCCAGGTGCTCATCTTCCGAGAGATTCACGCCAGCCTCGGGccagggccggggccggggccagcTGAGAGGGTGGTGACAAGGCGGGGCAGGGCCCGGGCAGGTGGCCCTGGGGAGGGGGCCCGGGTATCCGCAGCCATGGCCAAGACCGTGAGGATGACGCTGGTGATCGTCATCGTGTATGTGCTGTGCTGGGCGCCCTTCTTCCTCGTGCAGCTGTGGGCAGCGTGGGACCCCGACGCGCCCCTGGAAG GGCCCCCCTTCGTGCTACTCATGCTGCTGGCCAGCCTCAACAGCTGCACCAACCCCTGGATCTACGCCTTCTTCAGCAGCAGCGTGTCGTCGGAGCTGCGCCGCCTGCTTTGCTGTGCCCGGAGGAGCGCCACGCCCAGCCCAGGGCCCCCGGACGAGTCCTGTGCCACAGGCAGCTCCTTTCTGGTCAAGGACACTTCCTCCTGA
- the AVPR2 gene encoding vasopressin V2 receptor isoform X1: MESRSELLATFSLPPSSCPGVRNCGQVRASLRPPARSPAPQPRSVRLSWLHSARGGYMYRALDCRWVVDAAAVPSLQPPFAASPGQPWEVRSCARCSGQLPGPTTLMASTTSAVPRPLSRPSPAHNSSGKAPLDARDPLLAQAEVALLSTVFVAVALSNGLVLGALARRGRRGRWAPMHVFIGHLCLADLAVALFQVLPQLAWDATDRFLGPDALCRAVKYLQMVGMYASSYMILAMTLDRHRAICRPMLAYRHGGGGHWNRPVLVAWASSLLLSLPQLFIFAQRDVGDGSGVFDCWARFAEPWGLRAYVTWIALMVFVAPALGIAACQVLIFREIHASLGPGPGPGPAERVVTRRGRARAGGPGEGARVSAAMAKTVRMTLVIVIVYVLCWAPFFLVQLWAAWDPDAPLEGGCGCPRPCPLVAGTPPPSPTPAPAGPPFVLLMLLASLNSCTNPWIYAFFSSSVSSELRRLLCCARRSATPSPGPPDESCATGSSFLVKDTSS, from the exons aTGGAGAGCAGATCTGAACTCCTGGCCACCTTCTCGCTGCCGCCATCCAGCTGCCCGGGAGTCCGGAACTGCGGTCAGGTAAGGGCCTCCCTGAGGCCCCCCGCCcggtccccagccccccagccccgcaGTGTGCGCCTGTCTTGGCTGCATTCTGCCCGGGGCGGGTACATGTACCGGGCCCTTGACTGCAGGTGGGTCGTGGACGCCGCCGCTGTGCCTTCTCTCCAACCGCCCTTCGCTGCCTCCCCTGGCCAGCCCTGGGAGGTGAGGAGCTGTGCGAG GTGTTCAGGACAGCTGCCCGGTCCCACCACACTCATGGCATCCACCACCTCTG CTGTGCCCAGGCCCCTCTCTCGTCCGAGCCCGGCCCACAACAGCAGCGGGAAGGCGCCGCTGGACGCCCGGGATCCGCTGCTGGCGCAGGCAGAGGTGGCCCTGCTCTCCACAGTCTTCGTGGCCGTGGCGCTGAGCAACGGGCTGGTGCTTGGGGCCCTGGCCAGGCGGGGACGCAGGGGCCGCTGGGCTCCCATGCACGTCTTCATTGGCCACTTGTGCCTTGCTGACCTGGCCGTGGCTCTGTTCCAAGTGCTGCCGCAGCTGGCCTGGGACGCTACCGACCGCTTCCTGGGCCCCGATGCCCTGTGCCGGGCCGTCAAGTACCTGCAGATGGTGGGCATGTACGCCTCCTCCTACATGATTTTGGCCATGACGCTGGACCGCCACCGTGCCATCTGCCGGCCCATGCTGGCCTACCGCCATGGAGGTGGGGGGCACTGGAACCGGCCAGTGCTGGTGGCCTGGGCCTCCTCGCTCCTCCTCAGTctgccccagctcttcatcttcgCCCAACGCGACGTGGGGGATGGCAGTGGGGTCTTTGACTGCTGGGCCCGCTTCGCCGAGCCCTGGGGCCTCCGTGCCTACGTCACCTGGATCGCCCTGATGGTGTTCGTGGCACCGGCCCTGGGCATCGCCGCCTGCCAGGTGCTCATCTTCCGAGAGATTCACGCCAGCCTCGGGccagggccggggccggggccagcTGAGAGGGTGGTGACAAGGCGGGGCAGGGCCCGGGCAGGTGGCCCTGGGGAGGGGGCCCGGGTATCCGCAGCCATGGCCAAGACCGTGAGGATGACGCTGGTGATCGTCATCGTGTATGTGCTGTGCTGGGCGCCCTTCTTCCTCGTGCAGCTGTGGGCAGCGTGGGACCCCGACGCGCCCCTGGAAGGTGGGTGTGGCTGCCCTCGCCCCTGTCCCCTTGTGGCTGGCACGCCCCCGCCCAGCCCGACTCCTGCCCCTGCAGGGCCCCCCTTCGTGCTACTCATGCTGCTGGCCAGCCTCAACAGCTGCACCAACCCCTGGATCTACGCCTTCTTCAGCAGCAGCGTGTCGTCGGAGCTGCGCCGCCTGCTTTGCTGTGCCCGGAGGAGCGCCACGCCCAGCCCAGGGCCCCCGGACGAGTCCTGTGCCACAGGCAGCTCCTTTCTGGTCAAGGACACTTCCTCCTGA
- the AVPR2 gene encoding vasopressin V2 receptor isoform X3 produces MYRALDCRWVVDAAAVPSLQPPFAASPGQPWEVRSCARCSGQLPGPTTLMASTTSAVPRPLSRPSPAHNSSGKAPLDARDPLLAQAEVALLSTVFVAVALSNGLVLGALARRGRRGRWAPMHVFIGHLCLADLAVALFQVLPQLAWDATDRFLGPDALCRAVKYLQMVGMYASSYMILAMTLDRHRAICRPMLAYRHGGGGHWNRPVLVAWASSLLLSLPQLFIFAQRDVGDGSGVFDCWARFAEPWGLRAYVTWIALMVFVAPALGIAACQVLIFREIHASLGPGPGPGPAERVVTRRGRARAGGPGEGARVSAAMAKTVRMTLVIVIVYVLCWAPFFLVQLWAAWDPDAPLEGGCGCPRPCPLVAGTPPPSPTPAPAGPPFVLLMLLASLNSCTNPWIYAFFSSSVSSELRRLLCCARRSATPSPGPPDESCATGSSFLVKDTSS; encoded by the exons ATGTACCGGGCCCTTGACTGCAGGTGGGTCGTGGACGCCGCCGCTGTGCCTTCTCTCCAACCGCCCTTCGCTGCCTCCCCTGGCCAGCCCTGGGAGGTGAGGAGCTGTGCGAG GTGTTCAGGACAGCTGCCCGGTCCCACCACACTCATGGCATCCACCACCTCTG CTGTGCCCAGGCCCCTCTCTCGTCCGAGCCCGGCCCACAACAGCAGCGGGAAGGCGCCGCTGGACGCCCGGGATCCGCTGCTGGCGCAGGCAGAGGTGGCCCTGCTCTCCACAGTCTTCGTGGCCGTGGCGCTGAGCAACGGGCTGGTGCTTGGGGCCCTGGCCAGGCGGGGACGCAGGGGCCGCTGGGCTCCCATGCACGTCTTCATTGGCCACTTGTGCCTTGCTGACCTGGCCGTGGCTCTGTTCCAAGTGCTGCCGCAGCTGGCCTGGGACGCTACCGACCGCTTCCTGGGCCCCGATGCCCTGTGCCGGGCCGTCAAGTACCTGCAGATGGTGGGCATGTACGCCTCCTCCTACATGATTTTGGCCATGACGCTGGACCGCCACCGTGCCATCTGCCGGCCCATGCTGGCCTACCGCCATGGAGGTGGGGGGCACTGGAACCGGCCAGTGCTGGTGGCCTGGGCCTCCTCGCTCCTCCTCAGTctgccccagctcttcatcttcgCCCAACGCGACGTGGGGGATGGCAGTGGGGTCTTTGACTGCTGGGCCCGCTTCGCCGAGCCCTGGGGCCTCCGTGCCTACGTCACCTGGATCGCCCTGATGGTGTTCGTGGCACCGGCCCTGGGCATCGCCGCCTGCCAGGTGCTCATCTTCCGAGAGATTCACGCCAGCCTCGGGccagggccggggccggggccagcTGAGAGGGTGGTGACAAGGCGGGGCAGGGCCCGGGCAGGTGGCCCTGGGGAGGGGGCCCGGGTATCCGCAGCCATGGCCAAGACCGTGAGGATGACGCTGGTGATCGTCATCGTGTATGTGCTGTGCTGGGCGCCCTTCTTCCTCGTGCAGCTGTGGGCAGCGTGGGACCCCGACGCGCCCCTGGAAGGTGGGTGTGGCTGCCCTCGCCCCTGTCCCCTTGTGGCTGGCACGCCCCCGCCCAGCCCGACTCCTGCCCCTGCAGGGCCCCCCTTCGTGCTACTCATGCTGCTGGCCAGCCTCAACAGCTGCACCAACCCCTGGATCTACGCCTTCTTCAGCAGCAGCGTGTCGTCGGAGCTGCGCCGCCTGCTTTGCTGTGCCCGGAGGAGCGCCACGCCCAGCCCAGGGCCCCCGGACGAGTCCTGTGCCACAGGCAGCTCCTTTCTGGTCAAGGACACTTCCTCCTGA
- the AVPR2 gene encoding vasopressin V2 receptor isoform X4: MASTTSAVPRPLSRPSPAHNSSGKAPLDARDPLLAQAEVALLSTVFVAVALSNGLVLGALARRGRRGRWAPMHVFIGHLCLADLAVALFQVLPQLAWDATDRFLGPDALCRAVKYLQMVGMYASSYMILAMTLDRHRAICRPMLAYRHGGGGHWNRPVLVAWASSLLLSLPQLFIFAQRDVGDGSGVFDCWARFAEPWGLRAYVTWIALMVFVAPALGIAACQVLIFREIHASLGPGPGPGPAERVVTRRGRARAGGPGEGARVSAAMAKTVRMTLVIVIVYVLCWAPFFLVQLWAAWDPDAPLEGGCGCPRPCPLVAGTPPPSPTPAPAGPPFVLLMLLASLNSCTNPWIYAFFSSSVSSELRRLLCCARRSATPSPGPPDESCATGSSFLVKDTSS; this comes from the exons ATGGCATCCACCACCTCTG CTGTGCCCAGGCCCCTCTCTCGTCCGAGCCCGGCCCACAACAGCAGCGGGAAGGCGCCGCTGGACGCCCGGGATCCGCTGCTGGCGCAGGCAGAGGTGGCCCTGCTCTCCACAGTCTTCGTGGCCGTGGCGCTGAGCAACGGGCTGGTGCTTGGGGCCCTGGCCAGGCGGGGACGCAGGGGCCGCTGGGCTCCCATGCACGTCTTCATTGGCCACTTGTGCCTTGCTGACCTGGCCGTGGCTCTGTTCCAAGTGCTGCCGCAGCTGGCCTGGGACGCTACCGACCGCTTCCTGGGCCCCGATGCCCTGTGCCGGGCCGTCAAGTACCTGCAGATGGTGGGCATGTACGCCTCCTCCTACATGATTTTGGCCATGACGCTGGACCGCCACCGTGCCATCTGCCGGCCCATGCTGGCCTACCGCCATGGAGGTGGGGGGCACTGGAACCGGCCAGTGCTGGTGGCCTGGGCCTCCTCGCTCCTCCTCAGTctgccccagctcttcatcttcgCCCAACGCGACGTGGGGGATGGCAGTGGGGTCTTTGACTGCTGGGCCCGCTTCGCCGAGCCCTGGGGCCTCCGTGCCTACGTCACCTGGATCGCCCTGATGGTGTTCGTGGCACCGGCCCTGGGCATCGCCGCCTGCCAGGTGCTCATCTTCCGAGAGATTCACGCCAGCCTCGGGccagggccggggccggggccagcTGAGAGGGTGGTGACAAGGCGGGGCAGGGCCCGGGCAGGTGGCCCTGGGGAGGGGGCCCGGGTATCCGCAGCCATGGCCAAGACCGTGAGGATGACGCTGGTGATCGTCATCGTGTATGTGCTGTGCTGGGCGCCCTTCTTCCTCGTGCAGCTGTGGGCAGCGTGGGACCCCGACGCGCCCCTGGAAGGTGGGTGTGGCTGCCCTCGCCCCTGTCCCCTTGTGGCTGGCACGCCCCCGCCCAGCCCGACTCCTGCCCCTGCAGGGCCCCCCTTCGTGCTACTCATGCTGCTGGCCAGCCTCAACAGCTGCACCAACCCCTGGATCTACGCCTTCTTCAGCAGCAGCGTGTCGTCGGAGCTGCGCCGCCTGCTTTGCTGTGCCCGGAGGAGCGCCACGCCCAGCCCAGGGCCCCCGGACGAGTCCTGTGCCACAGGCAGCTCCTTTCTGGTCAAGGACACTTCCTCCTGA